A part of Corynebacterium mustelae genomic DNA contains:
- a CDS encoding MBL fold metallo-hydrolase, translating into MLLTHISVSAMDNNCYLLCADGQGLLIDAADDAKQILQLASDNGVKITKVLTTHQHHDHVRALQEILTATGATHYASALDAPGLPAPVDITLTDGDVIEFGGDDLRVIILRGHTPGGACLVATIDGVPNIFIGDSLFPGGLGKTASEELFTQLFADTTSKVFDVFPDETVIWPGHGKPTTLGDERPHLDEWWDRKW; encoded by the coding sequence ATGCTTCTGACTCACATTTCAGTATCCGCCATGGACAATAATTGCTACTTATTGTGCGCTGATGGCCAGGGACTACTGATTGACGCGGCCGATGATGCAAAGCAGATACTGCAATTAGCGTCCGATAATGGCGTCAAAATTACTAAGGTCCTCACTACACACCAGCATCATGATCACGTGCGTGCATTGCAAGAAATACTCACTGCAACTGGCGCCACCCACTACGCATCAGCACTTGATGCCCCTGGTTTACCCGCGCCAGTCGATATCACCTTGACCGACGGGGATGTCATTGAATTTGGTGGGGATGACCTTCGAGTTATTATCTTGCGGGGTCACACTCCGGGTGGCGCCTGTCTTGTTGCCACTATTGACGGCGTACCCAATATTTTCATTGGCGATAGCCTATTTCCTGGCGGTTTGGGTAAAACAGCTTCCGAAGAGCTCTTTACGCAATTATTCGCGGACACAACCTCCAAAGTGTTTGACGTCTTTCCTGATGAGACGGTTATTTGGCCAGGGCATGGCAAACCTACAACGCTGGGAGACGAACGTCCTCATCTAGACGAATGGTGGGACCGCAAATGGTAG